A portion of the Pan troglodytes isolate AG18354 chromosome 10, NHGRI_mPanTro3-v2.0_pri, whole genome shotgun sequence genome contains these proteins:
- the LOC134807581 gene encoding dystroglycan 1-like, translating to MDTGRKSMGADIAGTHLPLKWIRRVSAIPYLVLVLTSFFVNMLAVTTHYSCEEIQVHHGVPDTVAIIGKLLSYPISPYAFHGKISQFQVTLVHDVKLPRWLEYHSPTKTLQGLPLEDEGGNYPIMVLVSGVLCFQQTQTAFIFTLHVLAGNEVRGSLVPSPNGIRAEGGSKEFSAIIAEITLKAAAEALGVQERLFLVYTLADYFHLDPSSVTMSPFRSKINKHLWNPPVMAEDPRHVITLQGDLVQFHWPMGYKVSTVLPELMQVFQQQASSKYLAQVLGYTIEGWRLLQKSQTRRPRQLSSIPTSTMGPTELITKLSKPFSVLLPTSVTHWMPKDEASPIPSLCAALRQITPIPDPNFIPNTARSLFQKCTKTKRPQHTAVLQNSLQEMSLTTNLEYSAAFPEVTPSMVLTATAFTDFDFLQGRTSTLSMSVEKLDSPEWELKGHTLIHGTEIQKHTILPELVSESVKPGIHKLSFDYPSTLIFLSPQ from the exons ATGGATACTGGTAGGAAAAGCATGGGGGCAGACATCGCTGGCACCCATTTGCCCCTGAAATGGATCAGAAGAGTTTCAGCAATACCATATCTTGTGCTGGTGCTGACATCTTTCTTTGTGAATATGCTAGCTGTGACTACCCACTACTCATGTGAAGAGATCCAAGTTCATCACGGTGTGCCAGACACGGTTGCTATTATTGGAAAATTACTCTCTTATCCAATATCTCCCTATGCCTTCCATGGGAAAATAAGTCAGTTTCAG GTTACCCTAGTTCATGATGTCAAACTGCCAAGATGGCTGGAATATCATTCTCCCACCAAGACCTTGCAAGGACTGCCCTTAGAAGATGAGGGAGGAAATTACCCAATCATGGTGCTTGTATCTGGGGTTCTCTGTTTTCAGCAAACACAAACAGCTTTCATCTTTACCCTTCATGTGCTGGCTGGGAATGAGGTGAGGGGAAGCTTGGTGCCTTCTCCCAATGG CATTAGGGCCGAAGGAGGTTCAAAGGAATTTTCTGCCATTATAGCTGAAATTACTCTTAAAGCAGCTGCTGAAGCTCTTGGTGTCCAAGAGCGTCTCTTTTTGGTATACACGCTGGCCGACTATTTCCACTTAGATCCTTCTTCAGTGACGATGAGCCCATTCAGAAGCAAGATAAACAAGCATCTGTGGAATCCTCCAGTGATGGCTGAAGATCCTAGGCATGTCATCACTTTACAAGGTGACCTTGTACAATTCCACTGGCCTATGGGATATAAGGTTTCCACAGTACTGCCAGAGCTAATGCAAGTGTTTCAACAGCAAGCTTCCTCTAAGTATCTTGCCCAAGTTTTAGGATATACAATTGAAGGTTGGAGATTACTTCAAAAGTCTCAAACAAGAAGACCCAGGCAGTTAAGCTCAATCCCCACTTCAACGATGGGGCCAACTGAACTCATTACAAAGCTAAGCAAACctttctctgttttgttaccCACCTCAGTGACTCACTGGATGCCCAAAGATGAGGCATCGCCAATTCCCAGCTTATGTGCTGCCTTGAGACAGATCACTCCTATCCCTGATCCCAACTTTATTCCAAATACTGCAAGGAGTTTATTCCAAAAGTGCACAAAGACTAAAAGGCCACAGCATACAGCAGTGTTGCAGAATTCGCTACAGGAAATGTCCTTGACTACAAACCTTGAATATTCTGCTGCTTTTCCTGAAGTCACTCCTTCGATGGTACTAACGGCTACTGCATTCACAGATTTTGACTTCCTTCAGGGTAGAACTTCTACACTGTCAATGTCAGTAGAAAAACTAGACTCTCCAGAGTGGGAACTAAAAGGACACACCCTAATCCATGGGACAGAAATACAAAAGCATACTATTTTACCCGAACTTGTCTCAGAATCAGTCAAGCCCGGTATTCACAAGCTCTCCTTTGATTATCCAAGTACTCTCATTTTCTTAAGCCCTCAGTAA